Proteins co-encoded in one Gammaproteobacteria bacterium genomic window:
- a CDS encoding YbgC/FadM family acyl-CoA thioesterase: MMESKTVTGAAELGQMKTFTFNLQVYSEDTDTFGIVHHANYIKFMERARLAWLWNLGLRIDHLFSEGIFFVIKKIEIKYLSAARLYDELEIISTVISMRRVSKVYLQIIRSKVDPSTEYCRATIEVVCVNNKLRPQAMPPELLENRQ, translated from the coding sequence ATGATGGAGTCTAAAACGGTGACAGGTGCAGCTGAGTTAGGTCAAATGAAAACATTCACATTTAACCTGCAGGTTTATTCTGAAGATACTGACACATTTGGTATTGTCCATCATGCTAATTACATTAAATTCATGGAACGCGCCAGATTAGCCTGGTTATGGAATTTAGGACTACGAATTGACCATTTATTTTCAGAAGGCATTTTTTTTGTCATTAAAAAAATAGAGATAAAGTATTTATCTGCCGCTCGTTTATATGACGAACTTGAAATTATTAGCACGGTCATTAGTATGAGACGAGTTTCCAAAGTTTATCTTCAAATTATTAGAAGTAAGGTAGATCCATCTACCGAATATTGCAGAGCCACTATCGAAGTTGTGTGCGTTAATAATAAATTGCGGCCACAAGCAATGCCGCCTGAATTGTTGGAGAATAGGCAATGA
- the tolB gene encoding Tol-Pal system beta propeller repeat protein TolB produces MTGYLLLAVWSPSHAAVDLELTQGVKSTIPIAIVPFDGNASSTELLDMSAIINADLQNSGRFNVLDRAKISEKPQNAEQVNAATWQKLGMDNVVVGTVRPTPDGKYQVNFQLVDTNSARKDSAEAKLLTKEFMVPNKGMRKLAHHISDLVYEKLTGDKGIFSTHIAYVVVEKNRNIPVRYRLEVSDIDGYDPRSLIVSKEPIMSPSWSPDGNRIAYVSFEKNHAGIYIQEIASGNRRLVTDYPGINGAPSWSPDGSKLAFTLSKEGSPSIYTLDLVSNGLVQRTSGGSIDTEPSWAPDGKSLIFTSNRSGGPQLYRVDLASGGVQRVTYEGNYNVSGTFSPDGKNIVMLHQEAGAYSIAIQNLQNGKIDILTETGRDQSPRIAPNGSMVVFSTKSGSKQILGMVSTDAHVQLRLPPREGDVREPAWSPL; encoded by the coding sequence ATTACGGGTTACTTACTCTTAGCCGTCTGGTCACCTTCACATGCAGCGGTAGATTTGGAGTTAACTCAAGGGGTAAAGAGTACCATCCCTATAGCTATTGTTCCGTTTGATGGCAATGCATCATCGACAGAACTACTGGATATGTCCGCAATAATTAATGCAGATCTACAAAATAGTGGGCGTTTTAACGTTCTTGATCGGGCAAAGATTTCAGAAAAACCGCAAAATGCTGAGCAGGTAAATGCAGCCACCTGGCAAAAATTAGGCATGGATAACGTCGTGGTGGGAACAGTGAGGCCAACACCTGATGGAAAGTATCAAGTTAATTTCCAGTTAGTAGACACCAACAGTGCTCGTAAGGACAGCGCAGAGGCTAAATTACTCACTAAAGAATTTATGGTCCCAAATAAAGGCATGCGTAAACTCGCTCACCATATTAGTGATTTAGTGTATGAGAAATTGACGGGTGATAAAGGCATTTTTTCAACACATATTGCCTATGTGGTAGTTGAAAAAAATCGCAATATTCCTGTTCGATACCGTTTAGAGGTTTCTGATATCGATGGGTATGATCCTAGAAGTTTAATCGTATCCAAGGAACCCATAATGTCGCCTTCGTGGTCGCCTGATGGCAATCGAATTGCCTATGTTTCATTTGAGAAGAATCATGCTGGCATTTACATCCAGGAAATTGCAAGTGGTAACCGACGCTTAGTGACCGACTATCCGGGCATTAATGGAGCACCTTCATGGTCACCTGATGGTTCTAAATTAGCATTCACCCTTTCTAAAGAGGGGTCTCCGAGCATTTATACCTTAGACTTAGTCAGTAATGGTTTGGTGCAACGCACCAGTGGCGGGTCAATTGATACAGAGCCAAGTTGGGCTCCGGATGGAAAATCCCTTATTTTTACGTCTAACCGTAGTGGTGGTCCGCAGCTTTACAGGGTTGATTTAGCCTCCGGCGGTGTTCAGCGTGTCACTTATGAAGGGAATTATAACGTTAGCGGTACTTTTTCTCCGGATGGTAAAAATATTGTAATGTTACATCAAGAGGCGGGAGCGTATAGTATTGCTATCCAAAATTTACAGAATGGCAAAATTGATATTTTAACAGAAACTGGTAGGGACCAATCACCTCGGATTGCTCCAAACGGGAGTATGGTTGTATTTTCTACAAAATCAGGTTCTAAACAAATATTGGGTATGGTTTCAACAGATGCCCATGTGCAATTACGATTGCCTCCCAGAGAGGGGGATGTAAGAGAGCCTGCGTGGTCGCCCTTGTAA
- the tolA gene encoding cell envelope integrity protein TolA: MQQSYKIPIIISVLLHFALFLLLFLHFGPTQTVAVKNVNIVKAVAINEKELQQATAAPPPPPAPKVTAPSQNEIRHIEQVALKEQESPPVNSAQQEESKPPVNSVKPKEAPLPQQPTLALQEPKLEEKLALKKQKEKQATDLKKKEEQLAKKQREEEARQLQNELASESKSVTPNPISKNLKANESSDETSENLEEQLSAEKKQMGEAQAIQAQEGEIDKYKQMIIQTISRKWMIPDVEDKTLACQLLVHVGPGGIVLNVEVLKESGDATLDRSARNAIMKASPLPVPENSELFDNFRALRLTFRPQGIISS; this comes from the coding sequence ATGCAACAGTCGTATAAAATTCCAATAATTATCTCGGTGTTACTCCACTTCGCACTATTTTTATTGCTATTTTTACATTTCGGTCCGACCCAAACCGTGGCTGTTAAAAACGTCAATATCGTCAAGGCGGTAGCGATTAATGAGAAGGAGCTTCAACAAGCCACCGCTGCCCCACCCCCGCCGCCTGCCCCTAAGGTTACGGCTCCTTCACAAAATGAAATCCGTCATATAGAGCAAGTGGCGCTTAAAGAGCAAGAATCTCCCCCGGTTAATAGTGCTCAACAGGAAGAGTCTAAACCGCCTGTGAATAGCGTAAAACCAAAAGAGGCACCTTTACCTCAGCAACCAACTTTGGCGTTACAAGAACCCAAGTTGGAGGAAAAACTTGCTTTAAAAAAACAAAAAGAAAAACAAGCCACCGATTTAAAAAAGAAAGAAGAACAGCTAGCCAAAAAACAAAGAGAAGAAGAGGCGCGGCAATTGCAAAATGAATTGGCTTCCGAGTCTAAAAGTGTTACTCCTAATCCAATTTCCAAAAATCTAAAAGCCAATGAATCAAGTGATGAGACATCAGAAAATTTAGAAGAGCAACTTAGCGCAGAAAAAAAACAAATGGGAGAGGCGCAAGCCATTCAAGCCCAAGAAGGCGAAATAGATAAATATAAGCAGATGATAATTCAGACTATCAGTCGTAAATGGATGATACCGGATGTTGAGGATAAAACCCTGGCTTGCCAACTCTTAGTGCACGTAGGACCAGGCGGCATAGTGCTCAATGTCGAGGTACTAAAAGAAAGCGGGGATGCTACTTTAGATCGGTCGGCTAGAAATGCCATTATGAAGGCATCGCCGCTGCCGGTCCCAGAAAATTCAGAATTATTTGACAATTTTAGGGCGCTGAGGTTAACTTTTCGGCCGCAGGGTATAATTTCAAGTTAG
- the tolR gene encoding protein TolR, which translates to MRLKMRSNRKPMAEINVVPYIDVMLVLLVIFMITAPLLSQGVNVELPNAAAKPLTQQKEPIIVSVNSTGQYFLNISAQPEQEVAAPTLKDSVSAALLLSKQQGESRSVFVKGDKHVAYDKVIQAMVLLQQAGAESVGLITQDEPSP; encoded by the coding sequence ATGAGGCTTAAGATGAGATCTAATCGTAAACCGATGGCTGAAATTAATGTCGTTCCCTACATCGATGTAATGCTGGTCTTATTAGTTATTTTTATGATAACAGCGCCACTTTTGTCTCAGGGAGTCAATGTGGAATTGCCCAATGCAGCCGCAAAACCTCTAACGCAACAAAAAGAACCCATCATCGTCAGCGTTAATAGCACGGGTCAGTATTTTTTAAATATTTCCGCGCAACCTGAGCAGGAGGTGGCCGCGCCTACCCTAAAAGATAGTGTCTCGGCGGCGCTACTGCTGAGCAAGCAGCAAGGCGAATCTAGAAGCGTTTTTGTGAAAGGTGATAAGCATGTTGCGTATGATAAAGTCATACAAGCCATGGTATTACTGCAACAAGCGGGTGCTGAAAGTGTGGGTTTGATTACTCAAGATGAACCCTCACCGTAA
- the tolQ gene encoding protein TolQ gives MNTDPSLWSFIANAGPVVKVVMLLLASASIVSWGIIFQRSMLLKKARSGLNEFENQFWSGADLSQLFNGLEGRKQELTGLESIFFSGFNEFLRLRQRGLHFDAVMEGAQRAMRVAHAREHDKLENQLSFLATVGSTSPYVGLFGTVWGIMTSFQALGQVSQATISMVAPGISEALIATAMGLFAAIPAVIAYNRYASVVDRLSNQYHTFLEELTSILHRQGVPENKRMNEA, from the coding sequence ATGAATACCGATCCTAGTTTATGGTCTTTTATTGCAAATGCAGGCCCTGTCGTTAAAGTGGTTATGCTCTTGTTAGCCTCTGCTTCAATCGTCTCATGGGGCATTATCTTTCAGCGATCGATGCTACTCAAAAAAGCACGTTCTGGTTTGAATGAATTTGAAAATCAATTTTGGTCAGGTGCAGATTTAAGCCAATTATTTAACGGTTTAGAGGGCCGCAAACAAGAATTAACGGGCTTGGAAAGTATATTTTTTTCAGGGTTTAATGAGTTTTTGCGCCTACGTCAACGCGGTTTACATTTCGATGCAGTAATGGAGGGCGCCCAAAGAGCGATGCGTGTTGCCCATGCGCGAGAACATGATAAGCTTGAAAATCAATTATCCTTTTTAGCCACCGTCGGCTCAACAAGCCCTTATGTCGGTTTATTCGGGACCGTTTGGGGAATCATGACGTCATTCCAAGCGTTAGGGCAAGTCTCGCAAGCGACTATTTCAATGGTAGCTCCGGGAATTTCCGAAGCCCTCATCGCAACAGCAATGGGACTATTTGCGGCTATCCCTGCCGTAATTGCGTATAACCGCTATGCGAGTGTCGTGGATCGTCTTTCCAATCAATATCATACATTTTTAGAAGAACTAACGAGTATCCTTCATCGCCAAGGTGTGCCTGAAAATAAACGTATGAATGAGGCTTAA